A window of the Helianthus annuus cultivar XRQ/B chromosome 4, HanXRQr2.0-SUNRISE, whole genome shotgun sequence genome harbors these coding sequences:
- the LOC110933300 gene encoding glutathione S-transferase T3-like: MYPHNIPPFNQNTQSSNPQPDMADPNVLNNPAFYAYFNNMHVASPTPQVYYNNTPIPQHMGFTTWNTQQPGGFQNVGGSRQQNVVDLDDEEVPETQFDVGQNDVEPQKKKRSHKRKTPGEERLKTKPIPWTSNEKMSLSKAWLEITEDPRCSNYQKEKTYWSRIYNVFLKLEDQEDGYRDADGIGARWRKMRPLIQSFNQIYTRLSNSRVRQSGSDDAMLQANAQNEFRVEHKKAFPYLAIWKFLRRSSKFHTVIAFDPFKTRGQPSAKRSKTSSSNDHQSTGSDARCQINLNDIEEDNEEPHEEAEAFQPPRRPVGRDRAKKAAQPSSSGVRIDYTETFEKVTNKLDGLLQTSQQRINLKKEHGDRKLKLKESRQKALDLQILTTDTTNLTGAELALAEQMKQEIREKYNLC; the protein is encoded by the exons ATGTATCCCCACAACATCCCTCCTTTCAACCAAAATACACAATCTTCCAATCCACAACCCGATATGGCGGACCCAAACGTTTTAAATAACCCCGCTTTTTACGCCTATTTCAATAATATGCACGTTGCTAGCCCTACACCGCAAGTATACTACAACAATACGCCCATACCGCAACATATGGGGTTCACCACTTGGAACACACAACAACCCGGTGGTTTTCAAAACGTTGGAGGATCGAGACAACAAAATG TGGTTGATTTAGATGACGAAGAAGTTCCGGAGACCCAGTTCGATGTCGGTCAAAATGATGTTGAACCTCAAAAAAAGAAACGTTCACACAAGAGGAAAACACCGGGTGAAGAACGCTTGAAAACCAAACCGATACCATGGACTTCCAACGAGAAAATGAGCTTGTCCAAGGCTTGGCTAGAAATAACCGAAGACCCGAGATGTAGTAACTATCAAAAGGAAAAAACATATTGGTCTCGTATTTACAACGTTTTCCTCAAGTTGGAAGATCAAGAAGATGGATACCGTGATGCCGATGGTATCGGCGCGAGGTGGCGTAAAATGCGTCCTTTGATTCAAAGTTTCAACCAAATATACACTCGCCTAAGTAACTCGCGTGTGCGCCAAAGTGGTTCCGACGATGCGATGCTCCAAGCAAACGCCCAAAATGAATTCCGAGTCGAACACAAGAAGGCGTTTCCTTATCTTGCTATTTGGAAATTTTTAAGAAGGAGTTCGAAATTTCACACAGTCATCGCCTTCGATCCATTTAAAACTCGTGGCCAACCGTCGGCTAAGCGGTCAAAAACCTCATCCTCAAACGACCATCAAAGTACCGGGTCGGACGCTCGGTGTCAAATAAATCTCAACGACATTGAGGAAGACAACGAAGAGCCACATGAAGAGGCCGAAGCGTTTCAACCACCACGACGGCCGGTTGGCCGAGATAGGGCCAAAAAAGCCGCCCAACCGTCTTCTAGCGGTGTACGAATCGACTACACCGAAACGTTCGAAAAAGTGACCAATAAGTTAGACGGCTTGTTGCAAACGAGCCAACAACGGATCAACTTAAAAAAAGAACACGGGGATCGAAAGCTAAAGCTAAAAGAAAGTCGTCAAAAAGCACTTGATTTGCAAATATTAACAACCGACACGACAAACCTTACTGGAGCCGAGCTCGCTTTAGCCGAGCAAATGAAGCAAGAAATTCGAGAAAAATATAACCTTTGTTga